The genomic region TCACCGCAGCCGAGTCGGGCGCCGAGGTGACCCTGTGGGAGGCACACCGGACCCTGGGCGGCCGTGCCCGTACGGCCGAAGGCCCGTACCGCACCAACGAGGGGCCGCACGCCCTGTACAGCGGCGGCCCGAACTGGACCTGGCTCAAGCAGCGGCAGCTGCTCGACCCGGTCGTCGCCGCTCCGCCCCTGGCGCTGGCCCGGCTGCGGATGCACCTCGGCGGGACGCTGCGCAGGACGCCCCCGTTCGCCCTGCTCAGGCTGGCGCGCCGCGCGCCCGAACAGGCCCCCGTGGACCAGGACTTCCTCACCTGGGCCACCGGTGAGGTCGGCGCGGACGGCGCCCGCGCCGCCGCGCACTTCATCGGCGTGGCCCTCTACCACCACGACCCCGGCTCGCTGTCCGCCGCGTTCGTCCAGCCCCGGCTGCGCCGCGTCGCCAAGGTGCCGCCCGAGGCGCGCTTCGTACGGGGCGGCTGGGGCACCCTCATCGACCGGATGGCGGGCCGCGCCCGGGAGTTGGGCGTACGGATCGAGACCGACGCCCGGGTGACCGAACTCCCCACCGGGGAGGGGCCGGTGATCGTCGCCACCTCCCTCGACGCGGCCCGGCGGCTGCTGCGCGACGAGAGCCTCCACTGGACCGGTGGCCGTACGGCCCTGGTCGACATGGCGCTCAGGACCCGGCGCGGCGACCCCTGGGTGATCTCCGACCTCGACGCCCCCGGCTGGATCGAACGGTTCACCGCGCAGGACCCCACCCTCGCCCCGGCGGGCGAGCAGCTCCTCCAGGCGCAGCTGCCCCTCGCCCCCGAGGAGTCCAAGGAGGCCGGTGTGGCGCACGCCGAGCGCCTCCTCGACGTGGGCTTCCCCGGCTGGCGGGAGCGCGTCACCTGGCGGCGGTCGTCCGTCTCGGCGGGGCGTACGGGGGCGGTCGACCTCCCCTGTACCACCTGGCGCGACCGGCCCGCCGTCCGCAGGGGCGACGGGGTCTTCCTCGCGGGCGACCAGGTGGCCGCGCCCGGCCTGCTGGCCGAGGTCTCCTTCAACAGTGCGATCGAGGCCGCCGGCCTGGCTCTGGCGTCGAGCAGGCTGGAGAGCACGTCCTGATCACGCCTTGGTGAGGACGAGGGGCGCAACAGGGCCGGACGGGGGGCGCGGGCAGGGCCGGACGACGGGGCGCAGGCGGGGCCGGACCAGAGGGTGCACAAAAGGGGCGATCGGCAACATCCTGTGATCCTCTGGACAGATGAGTCACGCGGCGATATCCACCCCGGAGCCCGACGGGCCCCCGGGCACACCCGACCAGCCCGATCCGCACCGCTGGTGGGCCCTGGCCGTCATCGCCCTGGCCCAGCTGATGGTGGTGCTCGACGCCACCATCGTGAACATCGCCCTCCCCTCGGCCCAGCACGACCTGCACCTCACGAACGGCAACCGCCAGTGGGTCGTCACCGCGTACACCCTCGCCTTCGGCGGGCTGCTGCTGCTCGGTGGCCGCGTCGCCGACCTCGTCGGCCGTAAACGCACCTTCATCTTCGGCCTGGTCGGATTCGCGGTCGCCTCCGCGCTCGGCGGCGCTTCGGTCAACGGTGCGATGCTCTTCGGCGCCCGCGCGCTCCAGGGCGCGTTCGCCGCCGTCCTCGCGCCGTCCGCGCTCTCCCTGCTGACCACGACCTTCTCCGGGGGCAGGGATCGGGCCAAGGCCTTCGGCATCTACGGCGCCATCGCGGGCGCCGGCGCGGCGATCGGCCTGCTCCTCGGCGGCATCCTCACCGAGTACCTCGACTGGCGGTGGTGCCTGTACGTCAACGTGCTCATCGCGGTCCTCGCCGTCACCGGCGCCGTCACCCAGCTCAGCGACCGCCAGGGCCAGCAGGAGAGCCACCTCGACATCCTCGGCGCGCTCCTCGGCTGCGGCGGCCTGGTCGCCATCGTCTACGGGGTGAGTCAGGCCGAGACGGACGGCTGGTCCGCACCGCTCGTCATCACCCTGCTCATCGTGGGCGTCGTCCTGCTCATCACCTTCGGCTGGTGGCAGAAGCACGCCGCGCACCCCATGCTGCCGCTGCACATCATCGAGGACCGCAACCGCAGCGGCTCGATCATCACGATGGCCCTGGCCACGCTGGCCATGTTCGGGATGTTCCTGTTCCTGACGTACTACATGCAGACCGTCCTCGACTACTCCCCGATGAAGACGGGCTTCGCCTACCTCCCGATGTCCGCGATGCTCATCATCGCCTCCACCCAGATCGCCGCGCGGCTGCTCCACTTCATACCGCCGCGCCTGCTCATGGCACCCGGCATGCTGATCGGCGCGGGCGGGCTCTACGCCCTGACCTTCATCGGGACGCGCTCGGACTACCCGACGCACATCCTCCCCGGCACCCTGCTGCTCGGCTTCGGCATAGGCCTCGTCTTCATGCCGGTGATGGCGACGGCCACCGCGGGCGTCGCCCCGCAGGACTCGGGCGTCACCTCGGCGACCGTCAACACCGCCCAGCAGGTGGGAGGTTCGATCGGTACCTCACTGCTCAACACGATCGCGACCACCACCACCGCCACCTATCTCGCGAGCCACCTGGCGTCCGCCCACAGCAAGCAGCAACAGGCGCAGATCACGAACACCGGTGTGGTGCACGGCTTCACCGTGGCGACCGGCTGGGCCGCGATCTTCATGGTGGCGGGGGCGGTGGTCGCGTTCACCATGGTGACGGGACGGGCACCGAAGACCCGGGAGGCCGAGGCGGAGGCCGCATCCGGCTGACCCGCACCAGGGCCCTCAAGACCCCGCCAGGCCACCCACGCGGCCCCCTCCGGGGCGTGCTACGACCCCAGCGCGGCCAGCGCCCCGTCCGTCAGCCGGTACACCGTCCACTCGTCCTGCGGCCGGGCGCCCAGCGCCTCGTAGAACGTGATGGACGGCTCGTTCCAGTTCAGTACGGACCACTCCAGACGCTCGTACCCGCGCTCCACGCAGGTCCGGGCCAGCTCCGTCAGCAGGGCCTTGCCGTAGCCTCCGCCGCGCAGCTCCGGGCGTACGTACAGGTCCTCCAGGTAGATGCCGTGCACCCCGCGCCAGGTGGAGAAGTTGAGGAACCACAGGGCGAACCCCGCGCTCCGCCCGTCCGGTGTCTCCGCGATGAACGCGAACGCGGCCGGGCGCTCCCCGAACAGCGCCTCGTGCAACTGCGCCTCGGTGGCACGGACCTCGTGCAGGGCCTTCTCGTACTCCGCGAGGTCCTGGACCATCGCGTGGATGACGGGGACATCGGCGGGTGTGGCGTTGCGAATCATGCAGGCAGCCTAAGACCGTCCGGAGGGCGGGGAGTCAGGGCCGGTCAGCGCAGCAGGAGACGGGCGATCTCCGCCAGCTCCGGCCGCAGCCGCGACGCACCCTCGCGCGCATCCCACAGGCCGTTCTGGAGGACCCGCCCCAGCGTCCAGGCCCGTGCGCGCTCCCGCTCACCGGACAGGCCCAGCACCTCGGTCATCAGGTCGAAGCGGCGCAGCAACTGCCCTTCCCCGAACCGGTTCCACAGCGCGGGCAGCAGTTCGAAGCCCGGGTCGCCCGCAAGAGGTTTCGGGTCGATGGCCAGCCAGGGTTCACGTCCGGCCGCCAGGACGTTGTCGAAGTGCAGGTCCCAGTGCAGCAGCCGGTCCCCGGGCTCCCCGGCGACCTCACGCACGGCAGCCGCGCAACTCACCAGCAGCCGCCGGTCCGCCGCGTCGGCCAGGGACGCCACCGCCTCCGGTACGCCGTCGAGCATCCGGGCCGCGATGTCACTCAGCCGCCGCACCCCCTCGGGCGCGGGCACCGACGTCAGCCTCGCGAGCAGCCCCGCGATCACCTCGGTCGCCGCCAGCACGTCCGGTACGCGGGACAGCGGCCGGGTCTCGTCGAGCCGTTCCAGCAGCAGCGTGCCGGTCGCCGGGTCGTGGTCGAGCAGCCGTACCGCGCCCGCCCC from Streptomyces sp. NBC_01267 harbors:
- a CDS encoding MFS transporter, whose translation is MSHAAISTPEPDGPPGTPDQPDPHRWWALAVIALAQLMVVLDATIVNIALPSAQHDLHLTNGNRQWVVTAYTLAFGGLLLLGGRVADLVGRKRTFIFGLVGFAVASALGGASVNGAMLFGARALQGAFAAVLAPSALSLLTTTFSGGRDRAKAFGIYGAIAGAGAAIGLLLGGILTEYLDWRWCLYVNVLIAVLAVTGAVTQLSDRQGQQESHLDILGALLGCGGLVAIVYGVSQAETDGWSAPLVITLLIVGVVLLITFGWWQKHAAHPMLPLHIIEDRNRSGSIITMALATLAMFGMFLFLTYYMQTVLDYSPMKTGFAYLPMSAMLIIASTQIAARLLHFIPPRLLMAPGMLIGAGGLYALTFIGTRSDYPTHILPGTLLLGFGIGLVFMPVMATATAGVAPQDSGVTSATVNTAQQVGGSIGTSLLNTIATTTTATYLASHLASAHSKQQQAQITNTGVVHGFTVATGWAAIFMVAGAVVAFTMVTGRAPKTREAEAEAASG
- a CDS encoding phytoene desaturase family protein is translated as MRRITVIGGGFAGLTAAITAAESGAEVTLWEAHRTLGGRARTAEGPYRTNEGPHALYSGGPNWTWLKQRQLLDPVVAAPPLALARLRMHLGGTLRRTPPFALLRLARRAPEQAPVDQDFLTWATGEVGADGARAAAHFIGVALYHHDPGSLSAAFVQPRLRRVAKVPPEARFVRGGWGTLIDRMAGRARELGVRIETDARVTELPTGEGPVIVATSLDAARRLLRDESLHWTGGRTALVDMALRTRRGDPWVISDLDAPGWIERFTAQDPTLAPAGEQLLQAQLPLAPEESKEAGVAHAERLLDVGFPGWRERVTWRRSSVSAGRTGAVDLPCTTWRDRPAVRRGDGVFLAGDQVAAPGLLAEVSFNSAIEAAGLALASSRLESTS
- a CDS encoding aminoglycoside phosphotransferase family protein translates to MSGPVDCGLVSGGPVEGGPVEPVPPGARAAEFLERWGLRQEGPPMRGQVAVVLPVVRTADGARAALKLQDVDEETAGEPVALRAWGGAGAVRLLDHDPATGTLLLERLDETRPLSRVPDVLAATEVIAGLLARLTSVPAPEGVRRLSDIAARMLDGVPEAVASLADAADRRLLVSCAAAVREVAGEPGDRLLHWDLHFDNVLAAGREPWLAIDPKPLAGDPGFELLPALWNRFGEGQLLRRFDLMTEVLGLSGERERARAWTLGRVLQNGLWDAREGASRLRPELAEIARLLLR
- a CDS encoding GNAT family N-acetyltransferase — protein: MIRNATPADVPVIHAMVQDLAEYEKALHEVRATEAQLHEALFGERPAAFAFIAETPDGRSAGFALWFLNFSTWRGVHGIYLEDLYVRPELRGGGYGKALLTELARTCVERGYERLEWSVLNWNEPSITFYEALGARPQDEWTVYRLTDGALAALGS